The proteins below come from a single Candidatus Zixiibacteriota bacterium genomic window:
- a CDS encoding MotA/TolQ/ExbB proton channel family protein, whose translation MTQTHDKPTGDQPAYRNREFLISSIVTVVVLVAAVFLIWQLRANSVEKINTMMDKSYRASSHGGIDSTHTAELGEIAKTDPVGFDLANYMQANYDKIVLVVYFLLAALTLSTLARFLTFLAMSIRRKKYYPDDVSLGFFLGHKPQTWQEFYDSVLNQDHRKSRFWRILKDSIKVTNASGRYDHLYLHFRNRIDRISEYLNETSLYESIASASPAAGFFGTLVGLLFIFSQSQGYMSSISQSPAFSIGMKVAIITSLWGLFNLGLSIVCSYFTKRVASQIHQQMVVRAVAVCEVVESLKSPVPEVVSRNQTVKEIEGVHQQ comes from the coding sequence ATGACTCAGACTCACGATAAGCCGACCGGTGACCAGCCAGCATATCGAAACCGCGAATTTCTGATATCGAGCATCGTTACGGTAGTAGTACTTGTTGCGGCGGTCTTTCTGATTTGGCAGCTTCGTGCGAACTCCGTGGAGAAGATCAACACAATGATGGACAAATCCTACAGAGCAAGCTCGCACGGAGGAATCGACAGCACTCACACGGCGGAACTCGGGGAGATTGCGAAAACCGACCCGGTTGGATTCGATCTGGCGAATTACATGCAGGCGAACTACGACAAGATCGTTCTCGTCGTGTACTTCCTGCTCGCCGCCCTGACTCTATCCACACTGGCTCGATTTCTTACTTTTCTGGCGATGTCTATTCGAAGAAAGAAGTACTATCCTGACGATGTCAGCCTCGGCTTCTTCCTTGGTCACAAACCGCAAACATGGCAGGAGTTTTACGATTCTGTACTTAATCAGGACCATCGCAAATCTCGCTTCTGGCGGATTCTGAAAGATTCGATAAAAGTCACCAATGCATCCGGACGGTACGATCATCTGTACCTGCACTTCCGTAATCGAATCGACCGAATCTCTGAGTATCTCAATGAGACGTCACTCTATGAGTCGATCGCATCAGCTTCACCTGCTGCCGGATTCTTCGGAACTCTGGTAGGGCTGCTGTTCATCTTCAGCCAGTCGCAGGGCTACATGTCGAGCATATCGCAATCTCCGGCTTTTTCCATCGGGATGAAAGTCGCAATCATCACAAGTCTCTGGGGACTTTTCAATCTTGGCTTGTCGATTGTTTGCAGCTACTTCACGAAGCGCGTCGCATCGCAGATTCATCAGCAGATGGTCGTGCGTGCGGTTGCAGTGTGTGAAGTTGTCGAGTCCTTGAAATCACCGGTTCCGGAAGTAGTGAGCAGAAATCAGACTGTAAAGGAGATAGAGGGTGTCCACCAGCAATAA
- a CDS encoding HlyD family efflux transporter periplasmic adaptor subunit: MSNSLPKTREDLRVAKQEASGQTFYIISDPVTGRYIRLREPEYVIFESLDGQATAEEIAGILQNRLNIKVPPEAVEKFATKFDDMLFLDTPRIEYVLSKKSEEDKKKSRRKSILHLRFETFNPEQLLDRLYKKLRFAFSPHFVIAASLLILLGIWVLFSLPGRIPYSAVDLLQVSTIASLIAALFVVIVLHEFAHALVCHHFGGRVREMGFLLIYFQPAFYCNLSDSYMFPKKSQKIYTILAGMYMQVLIGAVSVVLWRIIKQGTLVSDFLFVVVLVSFGTLIFNLNPLLKLDGYYFLTDLVNIPNLRQKAFAYLKRLFVKAAFGISSDTQPHSRRERRIFVVYSILAVTYSVLLLYFLGSKLMNALVEKWQGAGFLLFAALLLIIFKPLLMSTARQVKEAVREDAISRVSRTRWFIWGGLLVVLVLVLVLVKTEQRVSSSARLRPIESFTIRAPEKNVLESIYFLGGKHQTQNTGVCQLATLDFSVFKLEPLFQEGETVNEGDTLLTVSSNLYKGDLAQIESELKKASAEYNLLLSDPKAADIARAKNEVTEAQLKHIDKVNEFNRADKMLNGGLIPKEEWERARTAMSIAEAQVDIAKSKYELLISGPKAEELLVVDAEIGRLEARKNYLLEQIEASTFVAPFVGRVSSNGGADEILTMVRTDTLEAVIAVPEEDYDIIATGLRSVLKVSSYPTKSIDGMVVKVNETATAGAQENVFTAISVIPNDDGLLKPGMTGYVKVYCGKMSLGGKLLRRVFRFFRVEFWSWW; this comes from the coding sequence ATGTCAAATAGCCTTCCAAAAACACGCGAAGACCTTCGCGTCGCGAAGCAGGAAGCATCGGGACAGACATTCTATATCATCAGCGATCCTGTAACCGGCAGGTATATACGATTGCGGGAGCCGGAATATGTGATATTCGAATCTCTCGATGGTCAGGCAACTGCCGAAGAGATCGCCGGGATTCTGCAAAACCGGCTCAACATCAAGGTTCCCCCGGAAGCCGTCGAGAAATTCGCCACCAAATTCGACGACATGCTTTTCCTCGACACGCCGAGAATCGAATATGTTCTTTCCAAAAAATCTGAAGAGGACAAGAAGAAGTCGCGTCGCAAGTCGATCCTGCATCTCAGATTCGAGACGTTTAATCCAGAGCAACTGCTCGACAGACTATATAAGAAACTGCGGTTTGCTTTCTCGCCGCATTTCGTGATCGCGGCATCTCTGCTGATTCTGCTCGGAATATGGGTGCTATTTTCACTGCCGGGCAGAATTCCTTACAGTGCAGTCGACCTGCTGCAGGTATCGACCATCGCAAGTCTGATCGCTGCACTGTTCGTCGTGATAGTCCTGCACGAATTCGCTCATGCGCTGGTCTGCCATCATTTCGGAGGGCGAGTCCGCGAGATGGGCTTCCTGCTGATCTACTTCCAGCCCGCCTTCTACTGCAATCTCTCGGATTCATACATGTTTCCGAAGAAATCTCAGAAGATATATACAATTCTGGCCGGGATGTATATGCAGGTTCTGATAGGGGCGGTCAGCGTCGTGCTCTGGAGAATTATCAAGCAGGGTACGCTGGTTTCAGATTTTCTTTTCGTTGTTGTGCTTGTTTCGTTCGGGACACTGATATTTAATCTTAACCCTCTCCTGAAACTCGACGGGTACTATTTTCTCACCGATCTCGTAAACATTCCGAATCTGAGACAAAAGGCGTTTGCGTACCTGAAAAGGCTATTTGTGAAAGCAGCGTTCGGGATATCGTCAGATACACAACCGCATTCTCGCCGGGAGCGGCGAATATTCGTTGTATATAGCATTCTGGCGGTCACGTACTCTGTCCTGCTGCTCTATTTCCTCGGATCGAAGCTTATGAACGCGCTCGTGGAGAAGTGGCAGGGGGCAGGATTTCTCTTGTTTGCCGCGCTGCTCCTCATTATCTTCAAACCACTGCTAATGAGCACAGCGAGACAAGTGAAAGAGGCTGTCAGGGAGGACGCCATTTCGCGAGTAAGTCGAACAAGATGGTTTATCTGGGGCGGCTTGTTGGTTGTTCTGGTACTTGTGTTGGTTCTGGTCAAGACAGAACAGCGCGTGTCGTCATCTGCCCGCCTGCGGCCTATTGAGAGTTTCACGATCAGGGCTCCCGAAAAGAATGTTCTCGAATCGATCTACTTCCTGGGCGGAAAGCATCAGACGCAGAATACGGGTGTGTGTCAGCTCGCCACACTCGATTTCTCGGTGTTCAAATTAGAGCCATTGTTCCAGGAAGGCGAGACGGTTAACGAGGGTGATACACTGCTTACGGTTTCGTCGAATCTATACAAGGGCGATCTAGCCCAGATCGAGTCTGAGTTGAAAAAGGCGAGTGCTGAATACAATCTGCTGTTGTCTGATCCGAAAGCTGCCGACATTGCCCGCGCGAAGAACGAGGTCACTGAAGCCCAACTGAAGCACATCGACAAAGTCAACGAATTCAATCGCGCTGACAAGATGCTCAACGGAGGGCTGATCCCGAAAGAGGAGTGGGAGAGAGCCCGGACTGCTATGAGCATCGCAGAGGCCCAGGTTGATATCGCCAAATCCAAGTACGAGCTTCTCATATCGGGCCCGAAAGCAGAAGAGCTATTGGTCGTCGATGCCGAAATCGGCCGACTTGAAGCAAGAAAGAATTATTTACTGGAGCAGATCGAAGCCTCGACCTTTGTAGCACCTTTTGTCGGGAGAGTCAGCTCCAACGGTGGTGCCGATGAAATCCTGACAATGGTGCGCACCGATACGTTAGAAGCAGTCATCGCCGTGCCGGAGGAAGACTATGATATCATCGCAACCGGACTCAGGTCGGTGCTGAAAGTATCTTCATACCCGACTAAGAGTATCGATGGCATGGTTGTCAAGGTCAACGAAACGGCAACAGCAGGCGCGCAGGAGAATGTATTCACCGCAATCAGCGTCATCCCGAATGATGATGGTCTTCTCAAACCGGGGATGACCGGATATGTAAAAGTCTATTGCGGCAAAATGAGTCTTGGAGGAAAGCTTCTCCGCAGAGTGTTCCGGTTCTTCAGGGTCGAATTCTGGTCCTGGTGGTAG
- the groL gene encoding chaperonin GroEL (60 kDa chaperone family; promotes refolding of misfolded polypeptides especially under stressful conditions; forms two stacked rings of heptamers to form a barrel-shaped 14mer; ends can be capped by GroES; misfolded proteins enter the barrel where they are refolded when GroES binds) — MAKMIEYEAAARDKLKKGVDKLANTVKITLGPKGRNVILDKKFGSPTVTKDGVTVAKEIELEDRFENMGAQMLREVASKTSDIAGDGTTTATVLAQAIYAEGLKNVTAGANPMAVKRGIDIAVAKAVEEIKKLSRPVSGKIEIAQIGSISANNDKQIGDLIAEAMEKVGKDGVITVEEAKTTDTTLEVVEGMQFDRGYLSPYFVTDPESMQAELEDAYVLIHDKKISSMKDLLPVLEKIAQTGKPLLIVSEDVEGEALATLVVNKLRGTLKICAVKAPGFGDRRKAMLEDVAVLTGGKVISEELGFKLENAVISDMGHAKKITIDKDTTTIVEGSGKTEDIKGRIESIRRQIEDTTSDYDREKLQERLAKLAGGVAVINVGAATETEMKEKKARVEDALHATRAAVEEGIIPGGGVAFLRVVPFLDDLGLTGDELVGVSIIRKALEAPLRFIAENAGVEGSIVLDQVRKNKGAYGYNAETDKYVDMFADGVIDPTKVARSALENAASISSLLLTTEAMITDMPEKKDGGSGGGPGMPPGGYGDMY; from the coding sequence ATGGCAAAAATGATTGAATACGAGGCAGCAGCTCGTGACAAACTCAAGAAGGGTGTCGACAAGCTGGCCAATACAGTGAAGATAACGCTTGGCCCGAAGGGCCGAAATGTTATCCTCGACAAGAAATTCGGATCACCGACAGTCACTAAAGATGGTGTGACGGTTGCCAAGGAAATCGAGCTTGAAGATCGTTTCGAGAATATGGGTGCGCAGATGTTACGCGAAGTTGCCTCAAAGACTTCCGATATCGCCGGTGACGGCACCACTACCGCTACAGTTCTCGCCCAGGCGATTTATGCCGAAGGCCTCAAGAATGTTACCGCTGGCGCGAACCCGATGGCAGTCAAGCGTGGAATCGACATCGCTGTAGCTAAAGCTGTCGAGGAGATCAAGAAGCTCTCGAGACCGGTTTCCGGTAAGATCGAGATTGCCCAGATTGGTTCGATTTCCGCCAATAATGACAAGCAGATAGGTGATCTCATTGCCGAGGCTATGGAGAAAGTCGGCAAGGATGGCGTCATCACAGTCGAAGAAGCCAAGACGACCGACACTACTCTTGAAGTTGTCGAAGGTATGCAGTTCGACCGCGGTTATCTCTCCCCCTATTTCGTTACCGATCCGGAATCGATGCAGGCGGAACTTGAAGATGCCTATGTTCTGATTCACGACAAAAAGATTTCGTCGATGAAAGACCTTCTCCCCGTTCTCGAAAAGATTGCACAGACAGGTAAACCGCTTCTGATCGTTTCAGAAGACGTCGAAGGCGAAGCTCTCGCCACGCTGGTAGTCAACAAGCTGCGCGGCACTCTCAAGATCTGCGCCGTCAAGGCTCCCGGATTCGGCGACCGCCGCAAAGCGATGCTTGAAGATGTCGCAGTCCTCACCGGTGGCAAGGTCATCTCCGAGGAACTCGGCTTCAAACTCGAAAATGCGGTCATTTCCGATATGGGACATGCCAAGAAGATCACGATCGACAAGGACACCACTACGATTGTCGAAGGCTCTGGCAAAACCGAAGACATCAAGGGCCGGATCGAGTCGATCCGCAGGCAGATCGAAGACACGACGTCAGACTACGACCGCGAGAAACTTCAGGAACGCCTCGCCAAGCTGGCGGGTGGTGTTGCGGTGATCAATGTAGGCGCTGCCACAGAAACAGAAATGAAAGAGAAGAAGGCGCGTGTCGAGGATGCTCTTCATGCAACTCGCGCGGCTGTCGAAGAAGGAATCATTCCGGGCGGCGGCGTAGCATTCCTGCGTGTAGTCCCGTTCCTTGATGATCTCGGGCTCACAGGCGACGAGCTAGTCGGCGTCAGCATCATTCGCAAGGCACTTGAAGCTCCGTTGCGTTTCATCGCCGAGAATGCCGGTGTCGAGGGTTCGATAGTTCTGGACCAGGTGCGCAAGAACAAAGGCGCTTACGGCTACAACGCAGAAACGGACAAGTATGTCGATATGTTTGCGGATGGCGTGATCGATCCGACCAAGGTCGCACGCTCGGCGTTGGAAAATGCAGCATCGATTTCGTCCCTGCTGCTGACCACCGAAGCAATGATCACCGACATGCCGGAGAAGAAAGACGGTGGGTCGGGTGGTGGCCCTGGAATGCCTCCGGGCGGCTACGGCGACATGTACTAA
- a CDS encoding HAD family hydrolase, producing the protein MPKFDKLLVLDIDETLVYATKEKLERDEDFTVGPYAVYKRPGVDEFLTKCLDLFEVGVWTSASEDYATEVIDHLFDGKREPSFLWTSDRCTKSYDYELQHLQYIKDIKKLKRKGYRKESIIIVEDSKEKMQRNYGNAILVGEYLGDRNDSELSELLKYLEELGSVEDVRAVDKLRWKKKTKSKGDYLSK; encoded by the coding sequence ATGCCGAAATTCGACAAACTGCTGGTGCTCGATATCGATGAGACACTGGTTTACGCCACCAAAGAGAAGCTCGAACGAGATGAGGATTTTACGGTCGGGCCGTACGCAGTCTACAAACGGCCGGGGGTCGATGAATTCCTGACAAAATGCCTCGATTTGTTTGAGGTCGGCGTCTGGACTTCGGCGTCAGAAGACTACGCCACCGAAGTGATAGATCATCTGTTTGATGGCAAGAGAGAGCCGTCGTTTCTCTGGACGAGTGACAGGTGTACGAAATCATACGACTATGAACTGCAGCATCTTCAGTATATAAAGGACATCAAGAAGTTGAAACGCAAAGGGTACCGAAAAGAGAGCATCATCATTGTCGAGGACTCGAAAGAGAAGATGCAGCGTAACTACGGAAATGCCATTCTGGTCGGTGAGTACCTGGGCGATCGCAACGATTCCGAGTTGTCCGAGCTGCTGAAGTACCTCGAAGAACTCGGCTCGGTCGAAGATGTCCGCGCGGTTGACAAACTCAGATGGAAGAAAAAGACAAAATCAAAAGGTGATTATCTCAGTAAGTAG
- a CDS encoding arginine decarboxylase, pyruvoyl-dependent — translation MSIIPTKLFLTKGVGRHKEQLNSFEMALRDASIAQFNIVTVSSIFPPRAKIVSKKAGLKFLKPGQIVHAVMSRNDTNEPNRLISASIGVAIPKDPSCFGYLSEHHGFGQTSKVAGDYAEDLAAEMLATTLGLPFDVDKSWDENKEEWKIKGVIVHTRNSTQSAQGDSKGLWTTVVASAILIEE, via the coding sequence ATGTCAATAATCCCGACAAAACTGTTCTTGACCAAGGGAGTCGGCAGACACAAAGAGCAATTGAATTCGTTTGAGATGGCGTTGCGGGATGCATCGATAGCGCAGTTTAATATCGTCACCGTCTCCTCGATTTTCCCACCCAGAGCCAAAATCGTCAGCAAAAAGGCAGGATTGAAATTCCTGAAACCGGGACAGATAGTTCACGCGGTTATGAGCAGGAACGACACCAATGAGCCAAACCGATTGATATCAGCATCGATTGGAGTCGCGATTCCCAAAGACCCGTCATGTTTCGGATACCTGTCCGAGCATCACGGATTCGGGCAGACCTCCAAAGTGGCTGGCGATTATGCCGAGGATCTTGCGGCCGAGATGCTTGCGACGACTCTTGGATTGCCTTTCGATGTCGACAAGAGCTGGGATGAAAACAAGGAAGAGTGGAAGATCAAGGGCGTGATAGTCCATACTCGAAACTCCACACAATCTGCGCAGGGAGACTCCAAAGGCCTCTGGACCACAGTGGTCGCATCCGCGATTCTGATAGAAGAGTAG
- a CDS encoding iron-sulfur cluster assembly accessory protein has product MAGCCGSGGDSRSAVDQREAPADRTGIDITKNAASKIKSFLKTEKLPVADYGLRLSVDGGGCSGFSYSLELDKAKDGDLVFERHGARVMMHPETLQYVDGSVFDYVETVQGAGFAVDNPKIKRSCGCGNSFAV; this is encoded by the coding sequence ATGGCTGGATGTTGTGGTAGCGGAGGCGATAGCCGGAGCGCTGTAGATCAGAGAGAAGCTCCCGCCGACCGCACTGGGATTGATATTACAAAGAACGCAGCTTCGAAGATAAAGTCATTCCTTAAGACCGAGAAACTGCCTGTAGCCGATTATGGGCTCAGGTTGTCGGTTGACGGGGGCGGCTGCTCCGGATTTTCCTATTCGCTCGAATTAGATAAAGCAAAGGACGGGGACCTCGTATTCGAACGTCATGGCGCGCGAGTCATGATGCACCCGGAGACTTTGCAGTATGTTGACGGTTCGGTGTTTGATTATGTCGAGACTGTGCAGGGGGCCGGTTTCGCGGTTGACAATCCGAAGATCAAGCGATCTTGCGGCTGCGGCAACTCATTCGCCGTTTAG
- the groES gene encoding co-chaperone GroES yields the protein MNIKPLADRIMIRALEQTEVKKGGIIIPDTAKEKPVQGEVVAAGPGRITDDGKKINLDVKVGDKVLYGKYSGTEVTFEDQEYLIMRESDVLAIIQ from the coding sequence ATGAATATCAAGCCGTTGGCAGATCGAATCATGATCAGAGCGCTTGAGCAGACTGAGGTCAAGAAGGGTGGAATCATCATTCCCGATACGGCCAAGGAAAAGCCAGTGCAGGGTGAAGTCGTCGCAGCCGGTCCCGGCCGCATAACAGACGACGGTAAGAAGATCAACCTCGATGTGAAGGTCGGCGACAAGGTTCTTTACGGAAAGTACTCCGGAACCGAGGTCACGTTTGAGGATCAAGAGTACTTGATCATGCGCGAAAGCGATGTCCTGGCAATCATTCAGTAA
- a CDS encoding chloride channel protein, with translation MRLARLLYKRFARKVTRSETALILVLASVVGISTGLAAVAFIWLIQNAKELFFGRSVFYLNHMVTSGDFWVILIPAIGGAIAGPIVYNFAKEARGHGVPEVMEAVALKGGIIRPRVAVAKSLASAVCIGSGGSAGREGPIIQIGSTIGSTIGQLFNMSGSRVKILVGCGAAAGISAVFNAPIAGVIFSLEIILGDYAVRTFSPVIFSSVIASVISRAFLGNHPAFVVPAYSLVSAWEIPLYIGLGVIGAFVALAFTHTLYFTEDRFDSLKIPGAIKPIIGGLAVGAIGFFFPQVFSDGYETIINALNGDLSIKLLAGLVLLKIAATSFTLGSGNSGGIFAPSLFMGAIAGGLYGEAVHYLFPAVTASSGAYALVGMAAVVSGTTYAPITALLIIFEMTGDYRIVLPLMIVVVSATLVASRITNESIYTLKLIRRGINLRGGRDKDVMESIKVSEVMDSDYDTIGDVLSLDQVFNVMENSRSSFFPVIDYKGNLVGTLSFQDLRSILVNRRELAGLVIAQDICHSNPPVLHPDNSLDAALEKFALRDLEFLPVVSREDDRKLVGILNKNHIFRSYHKKLLDKISKS, from the coding sequence ATGAGATTAGCAAGGCTGCTCTACAAGCGGTTTGCGCGAAAGGTTACAAGGTCGGAAACCGCGCTGATATTGGTGCTCGCATCGGTCGTCGGGATATCGACCGGCCTCGCGGCGGTAGCGTTTATCTGGCTTATCCAGAACGCCAAGGAGCTCTTCTTCGGCCGCAGTGTTTTCTACCTCAATCACATGGTTACCAGCGGTGATTTCTGGGTGATTCTGATACCGGCAATCGGCGGTGCGATTGCAGGACCCATCGTATATAATTTTGCAAAGGAAGCCCGGGGGCACGGTGTTCCCGAAGTCATGGAAGCTGTCGCGCTCAAGGGAGGCATCATTCGCCCGCGCGTTGCAGTAGCCAAATCGCTCGCATCGGCTGTCTGCATCGGATCGGGTGGATCTGCGGGTCGGGAAGGTCCGATCATCCAGATCGGTTCGACAATAGGCTCAACAATCGGCCAACTCTTTAATATGTCCGGCTCACGCGTGAAGATTCTTGTCGGCTGCGGAGCCGCAGCGGGCATATCAGCCGTATTTAACGCCCCAATCGCAGGCGTGATATTCTCTCTCGAGATAATACTAGGTGATTACGCCGTCAGAACATTCAGCCCGGTGATCTTCTCGTCGGTGATCGCATCGGTAATCTCGCGGGCATTTCTCGGCAATCACCCGGCGTTTGTCGTACCCGCATACAGCCTCGTTTCGGCATGGGAGATTCCGTTGTACATAGGCCTCGGCGTAATAGGAGCGTTCGTGGCGCTGGCATTCACCCACACGCTCTACTTCACTGAGGATCGCTTCGACAGCCTCAAGATTCCGGGTGCTATCAAACCGATAATCGGTGGACTTGCGGTCGGTGCGATAGGATTTTTCTTTCCTCAGGTCTTCTCAGACGGTTACGAGACAATCATCAACGCACTCAATGGCGATCTCTCGATCAAACTGCTGGCTGGGCTGGTGCTGCTCAAAATCGCCGCGACGTCTTTCACACTCGGTTCCGGCAATTCCGGAGGGATCTTTGCGCCATCGCTCTTCATGGGCGCGATCGCAGGCGGGCTTTACGGTGAGGCTGTACATTACCTCTTTCCGGCTGTGACCGCATCGTCCGGGGCTTATGCTCTTGTTGGTATGGCGGCGGTGGTGTCAGGCACGACGTATGCCCCGATAACCGCGCTTTTGATAATATTCGAGATGACCGGTGACTACAGGATTGTACTCCCGCTGATGATCGTCGTTGTCTCAGCGACTCTTGTTGCGAGCCGTATAACTAACGAGTCTATCTATACACTCAAGCTGATCAGGAGAGGAATCAATCTGCGGGGTGGTCGTGACAAAGATGTAATGGAGTCGATCAAAGTCAGCGAAGTTATGGATTCTGACTATGATACTATTGGGGATGTGCTCTCTCTCGATCAGGTATTCAATGTGATGGAGAATTCTCGTTCGAGCTTCTTCCCGGTAATCGACTATAAAGGCAATCTGGTCGGAACTCTATCCTTTCAGGATCTTCGATCGATCCTTGTGAATCGCCGTGAGCTGGCTGGCCTTGTGATAGCACAGGATATTTGCCATAGTAATCCTCCGGTGCTCCACCCTGACAACTCTCTCGATGCTGCTCTGGAGAAATTCGCCCTGCGCGATCTCGAATTCCTGCCTGTCGTATCGCGCGAAGACGATCGCAAATTGGTTGGCATACTGAACAAAAATCATATATTCAGATCGTATCACAAGAAGTTGCTCGACAAGATATCGAAGTCGTGA
- a CDS encoding GNAT family N-acetyltransferase → MKIVPYCDLENKDDILVLWVKSFGWMATADWFEKLRKYDSRLSSGPIGMCGIINGELVGFVGIMLIPTRNRHGEVEQIGGIYSIATRPSHRRSGIGRKLLNASEQYMRENGIRLSMLSTSRAIVAHRWYCDVGYKEVESMAKLPFLYKILHHSNKSLSAKKPASDVKIDLTKVSPIFDWYTRDKCGFVIRNQNDLKVRELDGLIDRKLSVAVDGGYALLLKSFDSIRYVEILARSKRAYRDLLRIAESRARQSAISYQVFDPKAQGVMLESGYKADYGTFDVLMYKPLGSETFSNIFDKSFTISRLNWF, encoded by the coding sequence ATGAAGATCGTACCGTATTGCGACTTGGAGAACAAAGACGATATCCTCGTGCTGTGGGTGAAGTCGTTCGGGTGGATGGCTACTGCTGATTGGTTCGAGAAACTGCGCAAATACGATTCTCGTCTATCGAGCGGGCCGATTGGCATGTGCGGTATTATCAACGGCGAGCTGGTCGGCTTTGTCGGCATCATGCTGATCCCTACCCGGAACAGACACGGAGAAGTGGAGCAGATCGGGGGCATATATTCGATCGCCACAAGACCATCGCACCGAAGGAGCGGCATCGGACGCAAGCTTCTGAATGCGAGTGAGCAGTATATGCGTGAGAATGGCATAAGACTCTCGATGCTGAGCACCTCGCGCGCAATCGTGGCTCACCGATGGTATTGTGATGTTGGCTACAAAGAGGTGGAGTCGATGGCTAAGCTCCCTTTTCTATACAAGATCCTTCATCATTCCAATAAGTCTCTATCAGCGAAGAAACCCGCTTCCGACGTCAAGATCGACCTCACGAAAGTCTCGCCAATATTCGACTGGTACACTCGCGACAAATGCGGTTTCGTGATTCGCAATCAGAACGACCTGAAAGTACGCGAGTTAGATGGACTCATTGACCGTAAGCTCTCTGTCGCGGTCGATGGAGGCTATGCCCTCCTGCTTAAGAGCTTTGATTCAATACGGTACGTGGAGATTCTCGCTCGCAGCAAGAGAGCTTACCGCGATTTACTGAGAATCGCTGAATCCCGAGCTAGACAGAGCGCAATATCTTATCAGGTTTTCGATCCCAAAGCACAGGGAGTGATGCTGGAAAGTGGCTACAAAGCTGACTACGGCACATTCGATGTGTTGATGTACAAACCTCTCGGTTCAGAGACATTCAGCAATATTTTCGATAAAAGTTTCACGATCAGCAGATTGAACTGGTTCTGA